A genomic region of uncultured Paludibaculum sp. contains the following coding sequences:
- a CDS encoding aminotransferase class V-fold PLP-dependent enzyme: MNRRQLLASSLFGLTALPAADSGLKALPDAALRASDPDQYWLRVRNEQFYLPEWRNFLNNGSLGVAPRPVIHAVEDFLERGAGLISDEYPRWGYETLDAERTEMAEFLGCKKDELAFVHNATEGLSTIAAGIDLKAGDEVVMTDLEHPSGKAGWAVRAQRHGVAIREVAIPLPPKSSAQLADIMISAIGPRTRVLFFSGILSPTGTIMPVRQICDAARAKGVITVIDGAHMNGQIPLKLSDLGCDYYAGSPHKWMFAPAGSGILYIREENLDRLWPSIVTGDWDNKKSKAARFMKVGTNNKGVVVGMMAGLRFLKQLGPENVYARIHDLAMRNYRMAAARPYLEIFSAADPALYGSLVTIGFRGAKLDDLFRKARERKIWIYGGERMRLSTHIHTRPQDLEAYYALVDEVVGHKG, translated from the coding sequence ATGAACAGGCGTCAACTCCTGGCCAGTTCTCTGTTTGGCCTCACCGCGCTGCCCGCCGCCGACTCCGGTCTCAAGGCCCTACCCGATGCGGCGCTCAGAGCCTCCGATCCCGATCAGTATTGGCTGCGCGTCCGCAATGAGCAGTTCTATCTGCCGGAGTGGCGCAACTTCCTGAACAACGGCAGCCTCGGCGTCGCACCGCGCCCTGTCATCCACGCCGTTGAGGACTTCCTGGAGCGCGGCGCAGGCCTCATCAGCGACGAATATCCACGCTGGGGCTACGAGACTCTGGATGCGGAACGCACCGAGATGGCCGAGTTCCTGGGCTGCAAGAAGGACGAGCTTGCTTTCGTCCACAACGCCACGGAAGGGCTAAGCACGATTGCAGCCGGCATCGACTTGAAGGCCGGAGACGAAGTCGTCATGACCGACCTGGAACACCCCAGCGGCAAAGCCGGCTGGGCGGTGCGGGCACAGCGTCACGGTGTCGCCATCCGGGAAGTCGCCATCCCGCTGCCGCCCAAGAGCTCCGCGCAACTCGCCGACATCATGATTTCGGCGATCGGTCCGCGCACGCGGGTCCTGTTCTTCAGTGGAATTCTCAGCCCCACCGGCACCATCATGCCGGTACGCCAGATTTGCGACGCCGCCCGCGCCAAAGGCGTCATCACCGTCATCGATGGCGCCCACATGAATGGCCAGATCCCGCTGAAGCTCTCCGACCTCGGCTGCGACTACTACGCCGGCAGCCCGCACAAATGGATGTTCGCACCCGCGGGCAGCGGCATCCTTTATATCCGCGAAGAGAACCTCGACCGCCTGTGGCCCTCCATCGTAACTGGAGATTGGGACAACAAGAAAAGCAAGGCGGCCCGCTTCATGAAAGTGGGCACCAACAACAAAGGCGTCGTTGTGGGCATGATGGCCGGTCTGCGGTTCCTCAAACAACTTGGGCCCGAGAATGTCTATGCGCGCATCCACGACCTCGCGATGCGTAACTACAGGATGGCCGCCGCCCGCCCGTATCTTGAAATCTTCAGTGCGGCCGACCCCGCCCTTTATGGTTCGTTGGTCACCATCGGCTTCCGCGGGGCCAAGCTCGACGACCTTTTCCGCAAGGCTCGCGAACGCAAGATCTGGATCTACGGCGGGGAGCGGATGCGCCTCTCCACGCACATCCATACACGGCCGCAGGATCTGGAAGCTTACTACGCGCTGGTCGACGAAGTCGTGGGTCACAAGGGCTGA